aatctcaccctttgatgcatatttaatacctagtttttcaaacacaacctattagcctgttttataaaatgcatattgttttattgcaagaaatggttggatagccaccccttgattgttatgattattccttattgtcctatatttatctctaaatatgagttgctctgtttagttgataaatactgctagaatgcttaggaaatcgttactcaaattcaatcatgactacacttgtttattcagaaaataaatgtgtgaatGTTTTCAACtaagaaaatgggttttcgggtgtaaagagaggggatgcatagatgagatggatgggtgtttcttgtgtgaaatgccaaatgttgggctcgtaccttagtggttgagcaaggttgggatttatccatcttgtcatggttaaggacagagttgatgtgtcatcttgcctaatgcaaccatcgtgcaaccactcgaccattgtatgggcaacggcttagcataaatcacaatagctaaactgttagtcttcaggtgtgctggtgagcaacgggagcccatggaaaaggagtaagctcttggtgacttaggtcccggttctGGCCTCGTGGATAggttgttaaccccttgggtgcttccgtgttgactttgttaggatccacaccggcactaaggtgatcatgcTGCGGTATCCTATTTGTggaaaaagtgtacaacctctatagagttaaaacctatccgggtagccgagtccatggcattggacgagttatggcttggtcacataactagcatttggacATGGTTGGTTTTATGGCATGGGTTGGATTTTGGAATTTTTTGGCAGTTGTgtcgtgcgctacggcggacggggagtccagtagcgataaaacttggatcctttatgtaggatcaaccccacttaatgtttcggttactaaataaaatactttgcgaaaactctttgaaaatgaacccttgcatgtgttgaaaatctagctttactaCAAATGAACGTTAACcatatccttgttatatcctgtgcatattcttgctgtatccccctccgtggatggggttggacttgttgagtacttttgtactcaccccttttttgttgcttcagaggaggatctggactacgtcgccgaggatctcaagtaggaggttgcgtctgcacccaacgctgcctgcggtgttagCCCTTTTgtaggatgcttccgctgacgcatagttatGATTGCAGCCtagagtccgactggactgcaacttggatttgtattgttatcattttagttttactttgggtgtggcttgcccaccCGCTCCTTTGGGAATTGTatggtttctgaactatctgttgaataaatgtgttatcagcctcctgggactgataattggatcatatttagtctctacttatgtgcgGACGCttcacacgctttccattacagtgtgcaggttttttatgatcgtctggcgcccctttgaaatggatcccgctctttctcaggtGGTGGTGagtagggagaaatcgacgatgacccatatagacgaccttcttacagtgcttcaaatacatgatgTCTGTGTTGTCTAAACAATGGGTGTAGgtccgatatcccttgtttgtttatcccgaaaggttactcagtgcaggtcaattattgatggttacgaacaacaatactcatagattaaagatctcttgtttatcctcatcccacacacgtacaccttcttccttctagagctataaaagttcatcaaccaacggtcttaggtacacgtcgatgtcgttgccgggttgttttgggccctGGATAAGCAccgacatcataatgaacttccgcttcatgcacagccaaggaggaaggttgaacatacataaggtcacaggccaagtactatgaccactactcaactcaccgaatggattggatccatcagtacttaaaccaaaccttatgttccttgcatcactttcaatgtccgggaatgctctatcaattgatctccactgggtcCCATctgtggggtgtctcagcaactcatcttccttacgttcttctttgtgccattgcatcaacttagcattcgccttgttcctgaacaagcacttcaagcgtggtattatagagaaataccacatcaccttcgcaggaactctcttcttaggaggctgcccctcgacatcactaggatcatctcgcctaatcttataccgcagcacTTCACACaggggacaagcatccattttcttaTATTCAGCACCACGATaaaggatacagtcattagggcatgcgtgtatcttctgaacctccaatcccagaggacaaataatctgtttagcttcatatgttgtggatggcaattgaTTATTCTCGGAaaaaatcttcttgacaattttcaacatcccctaaaatgccttatcggaaacaccatttttggccttccattgtacaaattctagtgtggtacctagttttttatggccctgctggcaatctaggtacaacaattttttgtgattatctatcatgcgctgcaactttcctgcttccttctcaattccacaatctctgtgtgcatctcgtagcacctgaccaaactcatcttcatcagcctcgctcATTGTAGTATATGCAAAAGgttggcctgcagcccagtttGGAATGttgtcagcatcctcctcctcttcgctatcttccattacaacccctctttcgccgtgcttggtccaaaccaaatagttaggcatgaaaccgtatctaaacaaatggctatgaatagtccctaggaatcctttgaatagtcattcttgttactgcattggaagcatggacaacatacgaacccgttctctagcttgttcgctttggctacttcgagaaaataatgcaagccatcaataaacaccttacTCCGTTTGTCcacattatacatccattgtcggtccatctgcatcatattacacatgaaaatggattccacttgaaaatggattatgcATGATAATGaattatgaattttttttcttttttttatatgcTTTACAACTTATCTACATGTTATTCATGATTGAAAGCATAtcaaactttgtagtgcaaattatgctgaaagtttagatatagatagaaatacacatatttaaatttcagatccaaacaatctgatacactacgacaagccatccactgagtattatctaggaggactttaaacATCCTTGTgcggcgaagatgaaggttccgctgacccagcctcatcctgtggtttatttgtgcctcctacaatggtagtactaagtagATGTGAAACACCAGGGACTGACgatggagcataacgaccatcAAAAGGAGGTTCTTGATCTGCCGCAACAGCATTTTCATGACGTCTTTGCaaaaaatgaagcattgctttctcccatatgctcattttcttcggctcatcatgagggccaactatggttttccccttgccgcgagaggaacgacgattgCCCCCACgatcaccactacctccagcagcagaagtcatctctatgtacaaaaattcatactTTAGCACTATAGAacatgttgaacttgaagaccgtgatcatctcggcgagcatgttctccacTGGGCAGCACCGTACTTTGCAATGGAAGAGCTCCGATTCTACAAGAAAGGAgacacggtcttccacgatgtccGTTGCCACTCTTCCTCGTAGAATcgaagctcctccttgacgttcgttgctgctcggcggagaacatgcttaccgagatgaacacagtatgcaagttcaactattgaatttgacaagataaaccatctagacaagggtagcatcattcttaaactgctgcaaggatacatactatatatgacacatatgacatactaattttatcatcataattaatattgaaatcctctcaattctacctcacatttacactccaatctccctcacattctcgctcaaaatcctctccattttctacttcacattctagcaaataaactatccatctccattttACACATCAAGttattttaactaatacgaatcgtatataacaagcaaactatccatcacattctatcttaagaacatgtataaatacaaatcctcttcattctccctctttctaacaaacaaactcatttttctccctctctaaagtataaatgAAAGCGTAAAAAGAGGATGAAGTaactaaccttcacaacactttggatgagtgaaattcccacaaaaatgaggggaaaaaaaattcggacagcacctcccctaggctatCTTCGGcgccaccggagagtaggtgaagctctctatctttgtggagtggactggcttgggctggaggaggaagaaagacctGTCTTGGAATttaatgggggatgagttttatcctggttaaaaactccaaccgggacaaaaaggaacaccttttatcccggttgaaatttactcccggttggtaattccaaccgggataaaagggacccttttatcccggttggaattaccaatcgGGGCTAaacattttgtcccggttggtaacactaccaaccgggacaaaagggccacccttttatcccgattggaggTTCCAACCGATAAAAGGGGCACGCCACTTACGCTTGGATTCTGGCCATTACAACCGAAACTAAAGCGAGgcttttagtctcggttgcaaatgctaaccgggagtaaagctccgctccattccagcctaccgtggcgcgtCTCCTTTTAGcccgggctaactttaaaccaggacaaaagggagcACATGGAAGGTCAATTCTGTACCAGTGGTATATCCCTTATTTATAAAAAAGAAATCCGTGGATGGCAACAGGTAAGAAATGAAACCGAagcatcttttctttttcttttgcgtGAAGCAAAAAGTATGACACAAAGGAATATGCCTTTCACGCCTCAGCAGCTCACCTACCAGCATACAGATTCCATGGCATCTTCGAGCAAACTTTAATTTAATGGGTACGGTGCTGCACTGCTGTCACTTTTTatagatggaaaaaaaaagattgaagGTTTTGCATTTAAAGAGAATATTCTTTACATATCTCTCTCTTGAAAACTCACAAGTAAAACTAGCCTCCATGTTAGCGACATATTATATATAGACttagaaaatgaagaaaaagaaaaatgcggATAACGAGATATCCTCATGAGAACATGATGGTTTCAACCTTGCAATTATCAAGATGGAAGCAATGCAATCCTAGGATCCTCTAATGCTGTAAAGGTAAAAAACGATTCACGAAAGCAGCTTTGGTTGGACCCCCACGTCAGATGGAACTGGTCGTGAAGCTCTCTCGCCTAAGAGGTTCTAACCATCTAAATCCCTcgttaacttttctagatacgtagTATTTAATACATATCTAGATATGATTTATATTTAGATGTACAATAAAAAATATACATCTAAAGAAGTcaaaacaaattaaaatttaGGATAGGTGGAGTActatttatcaaaaaaaatacATTGTGGCACCCATGTaactaaataaaataaataaaatagagGCCAAAGGGTAGATTAGTCGTAATTCTGTTCTTAGATTACTCCAACTATAGGCACAGAGGCACATTGGCATCGATCTTAAGCTAAGGCCGGTGCGGCGTCAACGTGCGTGTGTGAACCTTCCATTTCCGCAAGCATCCGCGTATGTATCAGCTAGAATTAGTTTTCTTGACCCCATTGGCTTTGACTTCATAATCCCGCGAGCCTGATCCATACGGGATGGCTTGTAGCAACAAGTGAATCTTGCTTGCCCACCACTTCTACCCCTTGACCCCAACCACCGGCCTTGGGCACATTGGTGACTCCCACACATTTGCCCAACCACACATGGACATGGTGGTCCTCTACCCTTCGCTTGTATAGTTGCGTCCAAACACCAACCACCGCATCCTTCTCATCAGGCCTTTCAAACAAATCTAAGCCAGCAAGAAATCAGCTAGCTCCAATCCGCCGCCCGGGGGGACGATGAAGAGGGAAGGATGGCAGCAGGGCACCGTCAGGATCAACCGCAGCAAGCTACTCAGggtcgccgccgcagccaacTGCGAGGAGACGGCGGTTGGGGCGATGGCGCATGGGAAGGCGCCGGTCAAGCCGACGAACGCGTCCAAGACCACGGGCAagtgccggcggccgcgcaGCGCGAGCTGCCACTACCACCCGGTTTCCAAGGCCCGAGACAAAACCAAGGGCGCGCACAAGTTGCACGCCTGCGACGTCGCGCTCAACCACCGCCTCGTGTCCTGGCGCGTCGTCGACGGTGGTAGCGCGGGGAGCTCGGGGATCCCAGACTACAAGGGTACCTCGGCATCATCCTTGCTGGCCTACCtggccggcagcggcagcagctggCACGAGGACGACGAAGACGGTGGCTCTCTTGAAACTGCCCCGCTGGTCAACGGTGGGCTCCCTGACCTGTACGATATCATCGTCGGCCGTCGCGCCGACGTCACCATGCTAGGCAGGCAAGAAGCGGATCTGGCGCGTGCCACTGACATTGCAGTAGGAGATACCGACGCAATTGAAGAGCAGGAGCAGGATAGCGATGATGTCAAGGAAGATggggatgaagaagacatgggGTTCTGCATGGTTGGCATCACGATCGCAGTGGAGTTCTCCGACG
This sequence is a window from Setaria italica strain Yugu1 chromosome III, Setaria_italica_v2.0, whole genome shotgun sequence. Protein-coding genes within it:
- the LOC101781053 gene encoding uncharacterized protein LOC101781053 encodes the protein MKREGWQQGTVRINRSKLLRVAAAANCEETAVGAMAHGKAPVKPTNASKTTGKCRRPRSASCHYHPVSKARDKTKGAHKLHACDVALNHRLVSWRVVDGGSAGSSGIPDYKGTSASSLLAYLAGSGSSWHEDDEDGGSLETAPLVNGGLPDLYDIIVGRRADVTMLGRQEADLARATDIAVGDTDAIEEQEQDSDDVKEDGDEEDMGFCMVGITIAVEFSDGEEDWIVVDEI